One Mycobacterium pseudokansasii genomic region harbors:
- the eccB gene encoding type VII secretion protein EccB, with product MNYASLEQVSAWRFLRHRISVGIGRRNVRLVHDPSKNSAASLLVGFVASVAIVGVCAIVAFIKPIGQIGKSEFVEARGGGGMYVEVGGVMHPVLNKASARLITGQPNDPTLVPMSEILKAPVGPILGIQGAPDDLTVRTPGDTGWALCDWLGSQGSQVVPKVTVIDGLADLGDWAHRIDSPQVGLMTYAGATFLVTDGHRSEIDLADKPVTLALGLPVGNLHPAAMSRALYEALTPTAPVRVPAIPTPGGPVSYSTADLPVVSGSVMRVSDVTGDPQFFVALPAGVQRVPQTVATMIINAAVVPGAQVIQAKSAALTGMPQAVGFDISVYPRGLVQLLDKAVEPVTCVMWRKTNGEPQAQVSTISGRRLPIPVGDERRVVPFVSAGVNTANQVYVSPGSANFVQVTGVQPDSVRGESLWFIGNNGVRFGVPSTGGGGEDQSRQALGLKADLPTPAPWSVIKWLPAGPALSKPAAMAQHDSLMPDTNVAALQVPTKGPGQ from the coding sequence TTGAATTACGCTTCACTGGAACAGGTTTCAGCGTGGCGTTTCCTTCGGCATCGCATTTCGGTGGGGATCGGCCGGCGCAACGTGCGGCTGGTGCACGATCCGTCGAAGAACTCGGCGGCGTCGCTGCTGGTGGGGTTTGTGGCTTCGGTGGCCATCGTGGGGGTGTGCGCGATCGTGGCGTTCATCAAGCCGATCGGGCAGATCGGGAAGTCGGAGTTCGTGGAGGCGCGCGGCGGCGGCGGTATGTATGTCGAGGTGGGTGGAGTGATGCACCCGGTGCTGAACAAGGCGTCAGCGCGGCTGATCACCGGTCAGCCCAACGATCCGACGCTGGTGCCGATGAGTGAAATCCTTAAGGCACCGGTGGGGCCGATTCTCGGGATTCAAGGCGCGCCGGATGATCTGACGGTGCGCACCCCGGGGGACACTGGGTGGGCGTTGTGTGACTGGCTGGGTTCGCAAGGTTCTCAGGTGGTGCCGAAGGTGACGGTGATCGACGGTTTGGCCGATCTCGGCGACTGGGCGCACAGGATCGATTCCCCGCAGGTGGGTTTGATGACGTACGCCGGCGCGACGTTCCTGGTGACGGATGGGCATCGCTCAGAAATCGACCTCGCCGATAAGCCGGTGACACTGGCGTTGGGGTTGCCGGTTGGGAATTTGCATCCGGCGGCGATGTCGCGGGCTTTGTACGAGGCGTTGACGCCGACGGCGCCCGTGCGGGTGCCGGCGATACCGACGCCGGGCGGACCGGTCAGCTACAGCACCGCCGACCTTCCTGTGGTGTCGGGCAGCGTGATGCGTGTCTCCGATGTGACAGGTGATCCGCAGTTCTTCGTGGCGCTGCCGGCTGGGGTGCAGCGCGTCCCGCAGACGGTGGCCACCATGATCATCAATGCCGCGGTGGTGCCAGGGGCTCAGGTCATTCAGGCCAAGTCAGCAGCCTTGACGGGGATGCCCCAGGCGGTTGGGTTTGATATCTCGGTCTACCCGAGGGGCCTGGTGCAGTTGTTGGACAAGGCTGTCGAGCCGGTGACGTGTGTGATGTGGCGCAAGACTAACGGCGAGCCGCAGGCTCAGGTCAGCACTATTTCGGGGCGGCGATTGCCGATCCCGGTGGGCGATGAGCGTCGCGTGGTGCCCTTCGTGAGTGCCGGTGTCAACACCGCCAACCAGGTCTATGTCAGCCCGGGCTCGGCCAACTTTGTTCAGGTGACTGGTGTGCAGCCGGATTCGGTGCGTGGCGAGAGCTTGTGGTTCATCGGCAACAACGGTGTGCGCTTTGGTGTGCCGAGTACCGGCGGTGGCGGTGAGGACCAAAGCCGGCAGGCACTGGGATTGAAGGCTGACCTGCCCACCCCGGCGCCGTGGTCGGTGATCAAGTGGCTTCCGGCGGGGCCAGCGTTGTCCAAGCCTGCGGCGATGGCCCAGCATGACAGCTTGATGCCAGATACGAATGTCGCCGCCTTGCAGGTACCAACGAAGGGACCGGGCCAGTGA
- a CDS encoding C40 family peptidase, translated as MSVDGFVRAAGAAMGMARESFGTGVGLALAPPPSLGPVPDQTGDGSGQAAEGFTDESATVFRSVEALADHDEAGLGGLHAALASAGASRGRMDAVIAAAVADVQSKGLAVNTPAGQQALVSAIKRHLQDTKSTLDQGSSEAATHAAAADATAAGYQSIGHPAGGAAPMMPQMPMMPQIPMSAMPLAPLGMLGNLLGGGGSGRAQQAVGAQAGAGTNADFGGSGGPQGDRIVKAALTQLGVPYVWGGTKPNVGLDCSGLVQYAYKQAGIAIPRTTYEMTGWGVRVRPEDARPGDILLCNKQNGEYQHVQLVMNDHQTIESPSRGQSVRIGKWPSGGFEIRRAA; from the coding sequence ATGAGTGTTGATGGGTTCGTGCGTGCTGCCGGTGCCGCGATGGGTATGGCTCGGGAGAGTTTTGGCACCGGCGTTGGGTTGGCGTTGGCGCCACCTCCAAGCCTGGGCCCGGTGCCGGATCAGACCGGTGACGGCTCAGGTCAGGCAGCTGAGGGGTTCACCGATGAGTCCGCGACGGTGTTCAGAAGCGTTGAGGCACTTGCTGATCACGACGAAGCAGGCCTTGGTGGCCTGCACGCGGCGCTGGCCTCGGCCGGCGCTTCCCGCGGGCGGATGGATGCGGTGATCGCCGCAGCAGTGGCTGATGTGCAGTCAAAAGGGTTGGCGGTCAACACTCCGGCCGGCCAGCAAGCCTTGGTCTCGGCGATCAAACGTCACCTCCAAGACACCAAGTCCACTCTCGATCAGGGCAGCAGTGAGGCCGCAACGCACGCCGCGGCCGCCGACGCGACCGCAGCGGGCTATCAGAGCATCGGTCACCCTGCGGGCGGGGCTGCACCGATGATGCCCCAAATGCCGATGATGCCGCAGATACCGATGAGCGCAATGCCGTTGGCTCCCTTGGGCATGCTCGGCAACCTGCTTGGCGGGGGCGGGTCGGGACGGGCTCAGCAGGCGGTCGGCGCGCAAGCGGGTGCCGGTACCAACGCTGATTTCGGTGGGAGCGGTGGCCCGCAGGGTGACCGCATCGTTAAAGCTGCGTTGACGCAGCTGGGCGTTCCGTATGTCTGGGGTGGCACCAAACCGAACGTGGGTTTGGACTGTTCTGGTCTGGTGCAGTACGCGTACAAGCAGGCGGGGATCGCCATTCCGCGCACCACGTACGAGATGACCGGTTGGGGTGTGCGCGTGCGTCCAGAAGATGCCAGGCCTGGCGATATTTTGTTGTGCAACAAGCAAAACGGCGAGTACCAACATGTGCAGCTGGTGATGAACGATCACCAGACGATCGAGTCTCCGAGCCGGGGACAGAGCGTGCGGATCGGTAAGTGGCCCTCCGGGGGATTTGAAATCAGACGCGCGGCGTAG
- a CDS encoding transglycosylase SLT domain-containing protein, with protein sequence MSVDGFVRAAGAAMGMARESFGTGVGLALAPPPSLGPVPDQTGDGSGQAAEGFTDESATVFRSVEALADHDEAGLGGLHAALASAGASRGRMDAVIAAAVADVQSKGLAVNTPAGQQALVSAIKRHLQDTKSTLDQGSSEAATHAAAADATAAGYQSIGHPAGGAAPMMPQMPMMPQIPMSGGGMPMGAILSPLGGLTSLLGQQVSPSTGSMAVAGSEGSAPSGEGVENRTDAGAIPVEEVNLAKQGFPGGPDAYRQYLGKALDTMGITDPVARANWTRGLMTGLARESGYHPDAVNLSDPNAHGARMVDGAPAGSSRGGLQTIPATFASNHQPGTSRNIYDPVANITAAMNYLMRRYHVQRDGSNLSEVGQFNPHHAPGGY encoded by the coding sequence ATGAGTGTTGATGGGTTCGTGCGTGCTGCCGGTGCCGCGATGGGTATGGCTCGGGAGAGTTTTGGCACCGGCGTTGGGTTGGCGTTGGCGCCACCTCCAAGCCTGGGCCCGGTGCCGGATCAGACCGGTGACGGCTCAGGTCAGGCAGCTGAGGGGTTCACCGATGAGTCCGCGACGGTGTTCAGAAGCGTTGAGGCACTTGCTGATCACGACGAAGCAGGCCTTGGTGGCCTGCACGCGGCGCTGGCCTCGGCCGGCGCTTCCCGCGGGCGGATGGATGCGGTGATCGCCGCGGCAGTGGCTGATGTGCAGTCAAAAGGGTTGGCGGTCAACACTCCGGCCGGCCAGCAAGCCTTGGTCTCGGCGATCAAACGTCACCTCCAAGACACCAAGTCCACTCTCGATCAGGGCAGCAGTGAGGCCGCAACGCACGCCGCGGCCGCCGACGCGACCGCAGCGGGCTATCAGAGCATCGGTCACCCTGCGGGCGGGGCTGCACCGATGATGCCCCAAATGCCGATGATGCCGCAGATCCCGATGAGCGGCGGCGGGATGCCCATGGGCGCAATACTGTCTCCACTGGGTGGTCTGACGAGCCTTCTTGGTCAACAAGTCTCACCCAGTACCGGGTCGATGGCGGTGGCGGGCTCCGAGGGTAGCGCTCCCAGCGGTGAAGGCGTGGAGAACCGCACTGACGCTGGCGCAATCCCGGTCGAGGAGGTGAACCTGGCCAAGCAGGGCTTCCCTGGCGGCCCAGACGCTTACCGCCAGTACCTTGGCAAAGCCCTCGACACAATGGGCATCACCGATCCCGTCGCGCGCGCCAACTGGACCCGTGGGTTGATGACGGGGCTGGCGCGGGAATCCGGGTACCACCCCGACGCGGTGAATTTGAGCGACCCCAACGCCCACGGCGCCCGGATGGTCGACGGCGCACCGGCAGGGTCCTCGCGTGGCGGGTTGCAAACGATTCCCGCGACGTTCGCCTCGAACCACCAGCCGGGCACCTCACGCAACATTTATGACCCGGTCGCCAACATCACCGCAGCGATGAACTATTTGATGCGCCGCTATCACGTACAGCGTGACGGATCGAACTTGTCGGAAGTGGGTCAGTTCAATCCTCACCATGCTCCGGGTGGTTACTGA
- a CDS encoding DUF4226 domain-containing protein — protein sequence MSTDDWNPIGTVIGSVLGGAIAGPILGPLAPVIGGIIGGSTPTHGDAPHAPPPHPPAPHREETPLLPLPPAAPGPLPPPPQGPVPGSGEAANHLNADASTFADVITQLHELDQSAAATIEAIHAAGTAGQQQLDNIAKDVNDKITELGPRLNTPAGQQELRDFLREKLTAAKKVLDQQIADAEAKARHTRELTKKYGGIGGDDSGKVGAEPAGNSGHGGNPSGGGSPEDQGTAPAAAAPPAAGASPLGQGMMPGAGMMPAGMGMPQIPSMPSFGGGMPGMGAGDPLSALSGLGGGRDAGFRDDQDSGNQPKPDASGSKFRDESGSGGDQPKSGAEGAQTSPAADHTPTDPAASAPPATTHVALPDGGSAEARTVQGATAVKAALGGAPVADAWHQAGVNVPPPGTPVVNPIPPTKLQAGDVGVWQDHLVMALGNGKVLVSGQVQPLTSVGSSPDFLGWMDPSAQAVKPAQPAPAVPPVPPRGPSSS from the coding sequence ATGTCTACTGACGACTGGAATCCGATCGGCACCGTGATCGGATCGGTGTTGGGCGGCGCCATCGCCGGACCCATCTTGGGTCCGCTGGCCCCGGTGATCGGCGGCATCATTGGCGGCAGCACGCCCACGCACGGCGACGCGCCCCACGCGCCCCCGCCTCATCCGCCGGCGCCCCATCGGGAAGAAACTCCGCTGCTCCCGCTGCCGCCCGCTGCGCCGGGGCCACTGCCGCCACCGCCCCAGGGACCGGTCCCCGGATCGGGGGAAGCCGCAAACCATCTCAACGCCGATGCCAGCACGTTCGCCGATGTGATCACGCAGCTGCATGAATTGGACCAGAGCGCGGCGGCGACGATCGAGGCGATTCACGCCGCGGGAACAGCAGGTCAGCAGCAGCTCGACAACATCGCCAAGGACGTCAACGACAAGATCACCGAGCTCGGGCCGAGGCTCAATACGCCAGCAGGTCAGCAGGAGCTTCGGGACTTCTTGAGGGAAAAGCTGACTGCCGCCAAGAAGGTGCTCGATCAGCAGATCGCCGATGCGGAGGCCAAAGCTCGGCATACACGCGAGTTGACCAAGAAGTACGGCGGGATCGGTGGCGATGACAGCGGAAAGGTCGGTGCTGAGCCCGCCGGGAACAGCGGTCACGGCGGCAACCCTAGCGGCGGCGGCAGTCCTGAGGACCAGGGCACCGCGCCAGCTGCGGCAGCTCCACCTGCGGCGGGCGCCTCTCCGCTTGGTCAGGGCATGATGCCGGGGGCGGGCATGATGCCCGCCGGTATGGGGATGCCGCAGATACCGTCGATGCCGTCGTTCGGCGGGGGAATGCCGGGCATGGGCGCGGGCGATCCGCTCAGCGCATTGAGCGGCCTGGGCGGCGGGCGTGACGCAGGGTTCCGTGACGATCAGGACTCCGGTAACCAGCCTAAGCCCGACGCGTCGGGCTCTAAGTTCCGCGACGAGTCCGGTTCGGGCGGTGACCAGCCCAAGTCCGGCGCCGAGGGTGCACAGACCAGTCCTGCTGCGGATCACACCCCCACTGATCCGGCCGCTTCCGCGCCGCCCGCGACCACGCACGTCGCGTTGCCTGACGGTGGATCCGCCGAAGCACGTACGGTGCAGGGCGCTACTGCCGTCAAAGCCGCCCTGGGCGGTGCGCCGGTAGCTGATGCTTGGCACCAGGCTGGTGTGAACGTGCCCCCGCCGGGGACCCCGGTCGTCAATCCGATTCCACCCACCAAGTTGCAGGCCGGCGATGTGGGTGTGTGGCAGGACCATCTGGTGATGGCTCTGGGCAATGGCAAGGTGTTGGTTTCCGGGCAGGTTCAGCCGTTGACGAGCGTGGGGTCGAGCCCAGACTTCCTGGGCTGGATGGATCCCAGTGCTCAGGCCGTCAAGCCGGCTCAGCCCGCTCCGGCGGTCCCGCCGGTCCCGCCGCGCGGGCCGTCGTCATCTTAG
- a CDS encoding PPE domain-containing protein has product MDLWVDPDGLRADAGALDASGHPNAPASVCQAAAGDSVSAHLSGALSAWSHSLHLLHEHAGQQRAIGGMAIAGTAADLAGTDDENAAAIGGIMDGSAPMAGGAPAGPSAGNLPALPAPSLPTIPTMTTPPPMSAEQVAAQVHSGPGPQSLRTFATNIRKTLAPSVLRAAHEARRTGTSVAENWVDGQQRAATNIARHADWLESSLHPQILALARAADDVATHTETLIRSTPRPEEFTDLRQRLQVALANYNTSGGANAAQVEALSTELSKKRAAAMSAMQGFSTAAPPTISGAAKPPQPAPPIVHNPDEPAQTLNPHGHPESGGDHDGTTEGRGHHSGGDYNADDLGSPDHPPAGAAAAPGNPTQVAPLAGADPNSASMLAQVAGMIMGTGTGAVGQVTHGLGGASPLSALSSLSSLPGMGGGMPHMGTPEMPMPDTGGSGSPSDGAGSDFGSGGTSPAGGAGDSGGGGGAAMSSSSPAVGPSVGSGLTVGSPTAGGPTGGGPSGGGLGMMPPMIGGMGGKQDEGRKSEERRRVVERPMPNTEPVFGEVRRETRRRRAPDKKT; this is encoded by the coding sequence ATGGATCTGTGGGTCGATCCGGACGGCTTGCGGGCCGATGCCGGGGCGCTCGATGCCTCCGGGCACCCGAATGCCCCGGCCTCGGTGTGTCAGGCCGCTGCGGGTGACTCTGTATCTGCTCACCTGTCCGGGGCGCTGTCGGCGTGGTCTCATTCGCTGCATCTACTGCATGAACATGCTGGACAACAGCGTGCCATTGGTGGGATGGCCATCGCTGGCACCGCCGCCGATCTCGCCGGCACCGACGACGAGAATGCCGCCGCGATCGGCGGGATCATGGATGGGTCCGCACCCATGGCTGGTGGTGCACCGGCAGGCCCGTCAGCCGGGAACCTTCCAGCACTCCCGGCCCCCTCACTGCCCACCATTCCGACCATGACAACACCGCCGCCAATGTCCGCGGAACAGGTTGCTGCGCAAGTGCATTCAGGCCCCGGACCCCAGAGTCTGCGCACCTTCGCCACCAATATCCGCAAAACTCTTGCCCCAAGTGTTCTGCGTGCCGCCCACGAGGCGCGCCGCACCGGCACGTCGGTCGCTGAGAACTGGGTCGACGGCCAACAGCGAGCGGCCACCAACATCGCCAGACACGCCGACTGGCTGGAGTCCAGTCTTCACCCGCAGATCCTTGCGCTGGCCCGCGCCGCTGACGATGTAGCCACGCACACCGAGACCTTGATCCGGAGTACACCACGCCCCGAGGAGTTCACCGATCTGCGTCAGCGCCTTCAAGTCGCTCTGGCCAACTACAACACCAGCGGGGGAGCCAACGCAGCTCAGGTGGAGGCGCTGTCAACAGAATTGAGCAAAAAGCGTGCCGCCGCGATGAGCGCCATGCAGGGTTTCTCGACCGCGGCACCACCGACCATCAGCGGGGCCGCCAAGCCCCCGCAGCCCGCCCCGCCCATCGTGCACAACCCCGACGAACCTGCCCAGACCCTCAACCCGCACGGCCACCCCGAATCAGGTGGCGATCACGACGGCACCACCGAGGGACGCGGGCACCATAGTGGAGGCGACTACAACGCTGACGACCTCGGCTCCCCAGATCATCCCCCGGCCGGCGCTGCCGCGGCTCCGGGCAATCCCACTCAGGTGGCTCCGCTGGCCGGCGCCGACCCGAATTCGGCGAGCATGCTCGCCCAAGTAGCGGGGATGATCATGGGAACGGGCACGGGTGCGGTCGGTCAGGTCACCCACGGCCTTGGCGGTGCGTCGCCGCTCTCGGCGCTGTCGAGCCTGTCCTCGCTGCCCGGTATGGGCGGCGGAATGCCTCATATGGGCACCCCGGAGATGCCGATGCCTGATACCGGCGGCTCTGGTTCACCATCCGATGGCGCAGGCAGCGACTTTGGCAGCGGCGGGACCAGCCCCGCCGGAGGGGCCGGCGACAGCGGGGGAGGCGGTGGCGCTGCGATGTCGAGTTCTAGCCCCGCCGTCGGACCGTCCGTGGGCTCCGGTCTCACTGTCGGTTCGCCCACCGCGGGCGGGCCCACCGGGGGCGGGCCCAGCGGTGGCGGGCTGGGCATGATGCCGCCGATGATCGGCGGCATGGGCGGCAAACAGGATGAGGGCCGCAAATCCGAGGAGCGGCGCCGCGTCGTCGAGCGACCCATGCCCAACACCGAACCCGTTTTCGGTGAGGTACGTCGTGAGACGCGGCGACGCCGCGCCCCAGACAAGAAGACGTAA
- a CDS encoding LuxR family transcriptional regulator, whose amino-acid sequence MAIGKAQEGVSVIWDGKVGQLTDELTDARERRRTAAQRLIDGGRGTTWIAAQLGVTKQAVDGFVKYKQRNAHADK is encoded by the coding sequence ATGGCGATAGGGAAGGCCCAGGAAGGCGTCAGCGTCATCTGGGATGGCAAGGTCGGGCAGTTGACTGATGAACTCACTGATGCACGGGAGCGGCGCCGCACGGCGGCGCAGCGCCTGATCGACGGCGGCCGCGGTACGACGTGGATTGCCGCTCAGCTCGGCGTGACGAAACAAGCCGTTGATGGGTTTGTGAAGTACAAGCAGCGAAATGCCCACGCGGATAAGTGA
- a CDS encoding MPT63 family protein produces MIAIAVPVCVGGAVSVPVASADESVIHQLGTPAQLVNGDVVQAWTITNLKPSTDSIPYPVAGTLWEAAATDVAVNGTVQPVVSNLKARAHSGQTYWVLFGVATPQGVNPATLSQGQQTTGKVYFDVTGDVPDSVVYNAGGPDLVVWVQPPPSSTPQNASSGSATPSGAMTGGATASTPAVPGSQGTPAAPGSTGTPVVPGSAGTPVVPGSQGTPAAPGSAGTPVVPGNAGTPVVPGSQGTPVPAITSTPVTSAAAPSPTSSCSSGDANCSPSPDNAAATPATTVAPS; encoded by the coding sequence GTGATTGCCATCGCCGTGCCGGTATGCGTGGGTGGTGCGGTATCGGTGCCCGTAGCATCTGCGGACGAATCGGTGATTCACCAATTGGGCACCCCCGCCCAATTGGTGAACGGTGATGTGGTGCAGGCCTGGACGATCACGAATCTCAAGCCAAGCACGGACTCCATCCCCTATCCGGTAGCCGGAACGCTCTGGGAGGCAGCCGCGACCGATGTTGCGGTGAATGGCACGGTTCAGCCTGTGGTGTCCAACCTTAAAGCCAGGGCCCACAGCGGCCAGACCTACTGGGTGCTGTTCGGCGTAGCAACGCCGCAAGGGGTGAACCCGGCCACGTTGAGCCAAGGACAACAGACCACCGGAAAGGTCTACTTCGATGTCACGGGTGATGTGCCGGACAGTGTGGTGTACAACGCTGGCGGTCCGGATCTCGTGGTGTGGGTGCAGCCGCCGCCCTCGTCGACCCCGCAGAACGCGTCATCAGGCTCGGCAACCCCGTCGGGTGCTATGACGGGCGGTGCGACGGCGAGCACGCCTGCTGTTCCGGGCAGTCAGGGGACACCTGCGGCCCCGGGTAGCACGGGAACCCCTGTCGTTCCAGGTAGCGCGGGCACCCCTGTTGTTCCGGGCAGTCAGGGGACACCTGCGGCCCCGGGTAGCGCGGGAACCCCTGTCGTTCCAGGTAACGCGGGCACACCTGTTGTTCCGGGCAGTCAGGGGACACCTGTGCCCGCAATTACCAGTACGCCCGTCACGTCGGCCGCGGCCCCCAGTCCCACCAGCAGTTGCTCCAGCGGGGACGCAAACTGCTCCCCATCTCCTGATAACGCCGCCGCTACGCCGGCGACAACCGTCGCCCCCTCTTAG